The Podarcis raffonei isolate rPodRaf1 chromosome 2, rPodRaf1.pri, whole genome shotgun sequence genome window below encodes:
- the GHRL gene encoding appetite-regulating hormone produces the protein MFIRNMVVGMLLICSLWTETTTAGSSFLSPEQPKTQQRKVSPKPTTKFHRRDAETFLDVHGSETERDSNEIEIKFTVPFDIGMKISEDQYKDYGPILEKLLEDILVEGNKESQETQ, from the exons ATGTTTATCAGAAACATGGTGGTAGGAATGCTTCTTATCTGTTCTCTTTGGACAGAGACCACCACAGCCGGTTCCAGTTTTTTAAGTCCCGAACAACCAAAAACTCAG CAGCGAAAAGTCTCCCCAAAACCTACAACAAAGTTTCATCGCCGAGATGCAGAAACATTTTTGGATGTTCATGGAAGTGAGACTGAGAGAGACAGCAATGAAATAGAAATAAAG TTCACTGTTCCCTTTGATATTGGCATGAAAATCTCAGAAGATCAGTACAAAGACTATGGCCCAATACTGGAGAAGCTTCTGGAAGACATACTTGTTGAAGGCAATAAAG AAAGCCAAGAAACACAGTGA